From the Manis javanica isolate MJ-LG chromosome 11, MJ_LKY, whole genome shotgun sequence genome, one window contains:
- the LOC108389243 gene encoding olfactory receptor 8J2-like codes for MAPGNLTGVTEFILMGVSHHPELQIPLFSVFLVIYGLTVAGNLGIITLTSADSQLQTPMYFFLRHLAVINLGNSTVIAPKMLVNFWVLKKTISYYGCATQLGGFIAFIVAEIFMLAAMAYDRYVAICNPLLYTVVVSRHFCLLLVSLTYLYGLSTALTVSSCVFSMSYCSSNVINHFYCDSVPLLALSCTDTYIPETVAFAFSGTNLFFSMIVVLISYFNIVLAILRIRSSQGRQKAFSTCASHMMAVTVFYGTLLFMYLQPRTNHSLNTDKMASVFYTLVIPMLNPLIYSLRNRDVKGAIHEMFREIRHKPYTGTMRLRSMS; via the exons ATGGCTCCAGGGAATCTCACCGGGGTGACTGAGTTCATTCTCATGGGGGTCTCCCACCATCCAGAGCTCCAGATTCcactcttctctgttttcctggtGATCTATGGGCTGACGGTGGCAGGGAACCTGGGCATCATCACCCTCACCAGTGCTGACTCTCAACTGCAaacccccatgtactttttcctccgACACTTGGCTGTCATCAATCTTGGCAATTCTACTGTCATTGCTCCTAAAATGCTGGTTAACTTCTGGGTTTTGAAGAAAACCATATCTTACTATGGATGTGCAACCCAGCTGGGTGGATTTATAGCTTTTATCGTGGCTGAGATTTTCATGCTGGCTGCAATGGCTTATGATCGCTATGTGGCTATTTGCAACCCCCTGCTATACACGGTGGTGGTATCTCGGCACTTCTGCCTTCTGCTGGTATCCCTCACATACCTCTATGGTCTGAGCACAGCCCTGACAGTCTCTTCCTGTGTTTTCTCTATGTCTTATTGCTCTTCCAATGTGATCAACCATTTTTACTGTGATAGCGTCCCTTTGTTAGCATTGTCCTGTACGGATACCTACATTCCAGAAACAGTAGCGTTTGCCTTTTCAGGAaccaatttgtttttctccatgatTGTTGTTTTAATATCCTACTTCAACATCGTCCTTGCCATTTTGAGGATACGTTCCTCCCAGGGGCGACAaaaagccttttccacctgtgcTTCCCATATGATGGCTGTCACTGTGTTCTACGGGACTCTGCTCTTCATGTATTTGCAACCAAGGACCAACCACTCATTAAATACTGATAAAATGGCCTCGGTCTTCTACACCCTAGTGATTCCGATGCTGAATCCCCTCATTTACAGCCTAAGGAACAGGGATGTGAAGGGTGCA ATTCATGAAATGTTTAGGGAAATCAGACATAAGCCATATACAGGGACCATGAGACTAAGATCCATGAGTTAA